One stretch of Daphnia pulicaria isolate SC F1-1A chromosome 6, SC_F0-13Bv2, whole genome shotgun sequence DNA includes these proteins:
- the LOC124342157 gene encoding uncharacterized protein LOC124342157, whose product MASESAPGHDMFEVNQILDKSKYKNKTMYLIKWKGYSHAENTWEPYSHLHENCSDAIKKLRERFRNMGGKVKQLTDADVLHQRTATPHIFIDIDTIDKDIVEEQPDAVLLNAQLKWMHHEGFIRGMEINEDNDPPFPKLDIGYPTNVDDVEIGDANGPQLSPLAINKDDYFTTSIDHTSQMSEPAAKKKTIRELLISRMALVKYTAFGTYLECKSRDYTRDNPGCYIKDYEISSVEDKCQPGSRYNGGPFRGTYPTIGLPPGSSSQELLFHVVSSDQTGPDGKSFELVSLVPKDWVDVDFKYFLHPHPDFNVNGLYTWEWLLINFKKRRYPELTFVEYDIMDLTTECPVPYEEAENEISKVLNTLQETQLGSNESLESWERPPKELSFCSNGDTSSHALMQLAKRMDNSKNLSRSFSASTPNSRPGSGSKPFPTTCGNIAKKPRTIVSKKGAASKGTDDERNSTHSRNQSVISLDSEPNASSNRNNSETRFTGVTALQKRNSVSNGETGIAVQNNIPTNTTDDAAWKAQVLQGINATNTLLKHLIPSKKFIETCLDKNMDHFRKTVGRNLSIPLNRLEDVMILNTALIDLDLSVSLCAVQITDLGHISYCSTLAKRIMDCLITREICTKMQWKTRTKDSRPGICPLVNILSIFGAVMTAVLEKHNKTTSMAKIVFAVQEARRQHQCEYYKSLNMTPVNESEEESSSVQKKCEKSQAILLMQQRTKAILQALENYRE is encoded by the exons ATGGCGTCTGAATCTGCTCCGGGGCATGACATGTTTGAGGTCAATCAAATATTAGATAAAAG caagTACAAAAATAAGACAATGTACTTGATCAAGTGGAAAGGCTACTCCCACGCTGAAAACACGTGGGAGCCTTATAGCCATCTACACGAAAATTGCAGTGATGCAATCAAGAAACTTCGAGAACG tttCAGGAATATGGGTGGCAAAGTGAAACAGCTCACCGATGCTGATGTGCTCCACCAACGGACTGCAACACCCCACATCTTCATCGATATTGACACCATCGATAAAGATATTGTGGAAGAACAACCGGATGCAGTTTTGCTGAACGCTCAATTGAAGTGGATGCATCATGAAGGATTCATCCGTGGCATG GAAATCAACGAAGACAACGATCCGCCATTCCCAAAACTGGACATTGGATACCCCACGAACGTTGATGATGTG GAAATTGGCGATGCCAACGGACCTCAACTATCACCTTTGGCCATCAATAAAGACGATTATTTCACCACCTCCATTGACCAT ACATCACAGATGAGTGAACCGGCGGCCAAGAAGAAAACCATTAGGGAACTGCTTATAAGTCGCATGGCGCTCGTCAAATACACGGCCTTTGGCACTTACCTAGAGTGTAAATCGCGGGATTACACAAGAGATAACCCTGGCTGTTACATCAAAGATTACGAAATTTCATCAGTCGAGGACAAATGTCAG CCAGGTAGTCGTTACAATGGAGGCCCATTTCGAGGGACGTATCCCACGATTGGCCTTCCTCCAGGATCGTCAAGTCAAGAGCTGCTTTTTCACGTGGTCTCCAGTGATCAAACCGGGCCTGATGGGAAGTCGTTTGAACTTGTATCCTTGGTGCCAAAAGATTGGGTAGatgtagatttcaaatattttcttcatccCCATCCTGACTTTAATGTCAACGGACTCTACACTTGGGAATGGCTTTTgattaatttcaaaaagcGCAGGTACCCTGAGCTGACTTTTGTAGAATACGACATAATGGATCTTACCACTGAATGCCCTG TTCCTTATGAAGAAGCTGAGAATGAAATTAGTAAAGTTTTAAACACCTTGCAAGAAACTCAGCTAGGAAGCAACGAGAGCCTCGAATCCTGGGAACGACCTCCGAAAGAGCTCTCTTTTT gCTCTAATGGTGATACAAGTTCGCACGCCCTTATGCAGCTAGCGAAAAGAATGGATAACTCCAAAAACTTGTCTAGAAGCTTTTCTGCAAGTACTCCTAATAGTAGAC CTGGTTCTGGTAGCAAGCCTTTTCCTACTACTTGTGGAAATATTGCGAAAAAGCCTCGAACAATTGTCAGTAAGAAAGGAGCAGCATCAAAGGGAACGGACGATGAGCGAAATTCTACTCATAGTAGAAATCAATCCGTGATTTCTCTTGACAGTGAACCGAACGCAAGTTCTAATCGTAACAATTCCGAAACGAGATTTACGGGAGTAACGGCTTTACAAAAACGAAATAGTGTTTCCAATGGTGAGACCGGAATTGCAGTTCAGAACAATATTCCAACAAACACTACTG ATGATGCAGCTTGGAAAGCCCAAGTGTTGCAGGGCATAAATGCCACTAATACATTACTGAAGCATTTGATTccgtcaaaaaaatttatagaaacATGTCTCGATAAAAACATGGATCACTTTCGGAAAACGGTAGGGCGAAACTTAAGTATTCCTTTGAACCGGTTAGAAGACGTCATGATACTCAACACTGCTCTAATTGATTTGGATCTATCCGTTAGTCTG TGCGCGGTCCAAATTACGGATCTCGGTCACATTTCGTACTGTTCAACTTTAGCTAAAAGAATAATGGACTGCTTGATAACCCGTGAAATCTGCACGAAGATGCAGTGGAAGACGCGTACCAAAGATTCGCGGCCGGGTATTTGCCCTCTCGTCaacattctttcaattttcggAG CAGTGATGACGGCTGTTTTAGAGAAACACAACAAAACCACTTCAATGGCCAAGATTGTTTTTGCCGTCCAAGAAGCGAGGCGCCAGCATCAATGTGAATACTATAAGTCGTTGAACATGACGCCAGTAAATGAATCGGAGGAGGAAAGTAGTTCTGTTCAAAAGAAATGCGAAAAAAGCCAAGCCATCCTACTGATGCAACAGCGGACTAAGGCAATCTTACaggcattggaaaattatcgAGAATAA
- the LOC124344543 gene encoding nucleoprotein TPR-like isoform X2, with product MFYGISNCCCFSNYKIGHEERSLIQDLTDGNLASSQLKALTDQPVHANKEKSEALIKTEELNSQQLTLEYKERRLDQERELFVRQQRLLQDELETRTREIMTIRREKTSRVLELEELEENIEAMSPAASRLLKSGMTLTQIYSQYVSISEQMLFEEEENKKLNNYIDQILQEHEDRAPTIARQREDSILKEKKEKEAALDSQIQALQGQLAELRAQNVRLSTHNEYADSKEKPLQGNLESCKKQLNALEDKNKIYACTIAKHEQSIAVLRDEAMNAQQLLASAEIKVSMLQEEKQLLQDLEKSLTVERNALVSERRSQGLLHANANFN from the exons ATGTTTTACGGCATTTCAAACTGTTGCtg CTTCAGCAACTACAAGATTGGGCACGAAGAGAGGAGTCTAATTCAAGATCTGACAGATGGGAATCTTGCCTCCTCGCAGCTCAAGGCTTTAACTGATCAACCTGTTCAtgctaataaagaaaaatctgaAGCCCTTATTAAAACTGAAGAGCTTAACAGCCAACAACTCACTTTGGAATACAA agagagaaggcTGGACCAAGAACGGGAACTTTTTGTTCGACAACAGAGGCTTCTGCAAGATGAACTTGAAACAAGAACAAGAGAGATTATGACCATACGACGTGAGAAGACTTCAAGAGTGCTAGAACTCGAAGAACTAGAAGAAAACATTGAAGCCATGTCACCTGCGGCTTCTCG GTTGTTAAAATCAGGAATGACCCTAACTCAGATTTATAGTCAATATGTGTCTATTTCTGAGCAAATGCTATTTGAAGAGGAAGAGAATAAGAAATTGAATAACTACATAGATCAAATTCTTCAG GAACACGAGGATCGAGCGCCAACCATAGCTCGACAACGCGAAGATAGTAtcctcaaagaaaagaaagaaaaggaggctGCTTTAGACAGTCAAATTCAAGCACTTCAAGGACAGTTAGCTGAATTAAGAGCCCAGAACGTGCGTTTAAGCACCCACAATGAATATGCCGATTCAAAGGAAAAACCATTGCAG GGCAACTTGGAGTCTTGCAAGAAACAACTTAACGCTTTAGAAGATAAGAATAAGATTTATGCCTGCACAATTGCTAAACACGAGCAAAGCATTGCAGTTTTACGAG ACGAAGCGATGAATGCTCAGCAACTGCTTGCAAGCGCAGAGATAAAAGTTTCGATGCttcaagaagaaaagcaaCTACTTCAAGATCTTGAAAAAAGCCTTACAGTTGAAAGAAATGCATTGGTAAGCGAGCGACGTAGCCAAGGCCTTCTTCATGCCaacgcaaattttaattaa
- the LOC124344543 gene encoding nucleoprotein TPR-like isoform X3, producing the protein MFYGISNCCCWIHSFSNYKIGHEERSLIQDLTDGNLASSQLKALTDQPVHANKEKSEALIKTEELNSQQLTLEYKERRLDQERELFVRQQRLLQDELETRTREIMTIRREKTSRVLELEELEENIEAMSPAASRLLKSGMTLTQIYSQYVSISEQMLFEEEENKKLNNYIDQILQEHEDRAPTIARQREDSILKEKKEKEAALDSQIQALQGQLAELRAQNVRLSTHNEYADSKEKPLQGNLESCKKQLNALEDKNKIYACTIAKHEQSIAVLRDEAMNAQQLLASAEIKVSMLQEEKQLLQDLEKSLTVERNALFA; encoded by the exons ATGTTTTACGGCATTTCAAACTGTTGCtg TTGGATTCACAGCTTCAGCAACTACAAGATTGGGCACGAAGAGAGGAGTCTAATTCAAGATCTGACAGATGGGAATCTTGCCTCCTCGCAGCTCAAGGCTTTAACTGATCAACCTGTTCAtgctaataaagaaaaatctgaAGCCCTTATTAAAACTGAAGAGCTTAACAGCCAACAACTCACTTTGGAATACAA agagagaaggcTGGACCAAGAACGGGAACTTTTTGTTCGACAACAGAGGCTTCTGCAAGATGAACTTGAAACAAGAACAAGAGAGATTATGACCATACGACGTGAGAAGACTTCAAGAGTGCTAGAACTCGAAGAACTAGAAGAAAACATTGAAGCCATGTCACCTGCGGCTTCTCG GTTGTTAAAATCAGGAATGACCCTAACTCAGATTTATAGTCAATATGTGTCTATTTCTGAGCAAATGCTATTTGAAGAGGAAGAGAATAAGAAATTGAATAACTACATAGATCAAATTCTTCAG GAACACGAGGATCGAGCGCCAACCATAGCTCGACAACGCGAAGATAGTAtcctcaaagaaaagaaagaaaaggaggctGCTTTAGACAGTCAAATTCAAGCACTTCAAGGACAGTTAGCTGAATTAAGAGCCCAGAACGTGCGTTTAAGCACCCACAATGAATATGCCGATTCAAAGGAAAAACCATTGCAG GGCAACTTGGAGTCTTGCAAGAAACAACTTAACGCTTTAGAAGATAAGAATAAGATTTATGCCTGCACAATTGCTAAACACGAGCAAAGCATTGCAGTTTTACGAG ACGAAGCGATGAATGCTCAGCAACTGCTTGCAAGCGCAGAGATAAAAGTTTCGATGCttcaagaagaaaagcaaCTACTTCAAGATCTTGAAAAAAGCCTTACAGTTGAAAGAAATGCATTG TTTGCATGA
- the LOC124344543 gene encoding nucleoprotein TPR-like isoform X1 yields MFYGISNCCCWIHSFSNYKIGHEERSLIQDLTDGNLASSQLKALTDQPVHANKEKSEALIKTEELNSQQLTLEYKERRLDQERELFVRQQRLLQDELETRTREIMTIRREKTSRVLELEELEENIEAMSPAASRLLKSGMTLTQIYSQYVSISEQMLFEEEENKKLNNYIDQILQEHEDRAPTIARQREDSILKEKKEKEAALDSQIQALQGQLAELRAQNVRLSTHNEYADSKEKPLQGNLESCKKQLNALEDKNKIYACTIAKHEQSIAVLRDEAMNAQQLLASAEIKVSMLQEEKQLLQDLEKSLTVERNALVSERRSQGLLHANANFN; encoded by the exons ATGTTTTACGGCATTTCAAACTGTTGCtg TTGGATTCACAGCTTCAGCAACTACAAGATTGGGCACGAAGAGAGGAGTCTAATTCAAGATCTGACAGATGGGAATCTTGCCTCCTCGCAGCTCAAGGCTTTAACTGATCAACCTGTTCAtgctaataaagaaaaatctgaAGCCCTTATTAAAACTGAAGAGCTTAACAGCCAACAACTCACTTTGGAATACAA agagagaaggcTGGACCAAGAACGGGAACTTTTTGTTCGACAACAGAGGCTTCTGCAAGATGAACTTGAAACAAGAACAAGAGAGATTATGACCATACGACGTGAGAAGACTTCAAGAGTGCTAGAACTCGAAGAACTAGAAGAAAACATTGAAGCCATGTCACCTGCGGCTTCTCG GTTGTTAAAATCAGGAATGACCCTAACTCAGATTTATAGTCAATATGTGTCTATTTCTGAGCAAATGCTATTTGAAGAGGAAGAGAATAAGAAATTGAATAACTACATAGATCAAATTCTTCAG GAACACGAGGATCGAGCGCCAACCATAGCTCGACAACGCGAAGATAGTAtcctcaaagaaaagaaagaaaaggaggctGCTTTAGACAGTCAAATTCAAGCACTTCAAGGACAGTTAGCTGAATTAAGAGCCCAGAACGTGCGTTTAAGCACCCACAATGAATATGCCGATTCAAAGGAAAAACCATTGCAG GGCAACTTGGAGTCTTGCAAGAAACAACTTAACGCTTTAGAAGATAAGAATAAGATTTATGCCTGCACAATTGCTAAACACGAGCAAAGCATTGCAGTTTTACGAG ACGAAGCGATGAATGCTCAGCAACTGCTTGCAAGCGCAGAGATAAAAGTTTCGATGCttcaagaagaaaagcaaCTACTTCAAGATCTTGAAAAAAGCCTTACAGTTGAAAGAAATGCATTGGTAAGCGAGCGACGTAGCCAAGGCCTTCTTCATGCCaacgcaaattttaattaa